ATCCAGTTTGCTGCTGTGATAGTGTATTCTTTTGCAGACTCTTCCATGGATCCAATAATAACAGCTTCTTCTACATGATCAATTGTCTTTGTAAACTCCTCTTCTACCTTTTGAGCGAAAGCAGCTGGGTTAGCTGCCTGAATTGTTTTGATCTCAAATTCAGTTAATTTATCTAACTCACTTTCTTCAATATTTCCAACTACTAATACTTCGATACCTTCATTGTTCCCCTTAGGCTGCATGCGGTTTATCTCATTCAATACATCTTCATTTATTTCATCGTCATAATAAAGAATCGGGCCATCATTAGGATGATGGACGAGCGTAAGGGCAGCTAATGAGTATTGCCATTCATTTAAAGGAGCTAAAATGACCGTGTTTGGCTGATTTTCCTCATGAGTAGATGGCCAAATCATCTGTGAAACCTTAACTGACATAGTTAATGGATTTTCCTCATCTAATCGTGTGATGTTTTTCGTGTTTGACACTATCAGCTGTCGTTCTGCTCCCTCGTTAAAAGCAGTCGGTTCATTGGCATATTGTTCTTTATCTGCTGCGGCTCCGCTATGATTTTGTTCATCGTTCTGATTCATATCATTATGGTCCATATCATCGTGTGACATCTCTTCGTTAGCTTCCGTATGCTCTAAAGTTTCCTCTTGCCCATGATGATTCATATTCTCGTGATCATCATGTGTTTCGTTACTACATCCCGCCATTATGAGGAAACTTCCTACCAAAACAGACGTTAGCAAAGTCATTTTCTTCATTTATTACACCCTCTTTTTTTGATTTGATACTAATATACATAATAAATATTAAAATTTAATTAAGAAAAGGAAAAAACTCTTCTAAAGAGTGCACTTTAGAAGAGTTTTCGCTTAATCAAGCTGATTTGTTATTGAGTTTAACTCATTTGCCGTTGTTGCAAGTTGATAGACAGCATCATTAATTTCTTCTATGACATGAGCCATTTTTTGAATTTCGTTATCGACGTTTCCATTTTGTTCTTTCGCTGTCTCTGTTTGATGAACGATTCGATCAAAAAATTCGTTCGTACTCGATAATCCATGTGCGCTATTTTTGACGAGATCATCAATGGTCGACATGTAGGCGGAGACAGATTCAATTTTATCCTTGGTTGAAACAATGAGCCCCGATACTTCACTAACAGAGGCTTTTGTTTGCTCGGCTAATTTTCTAACCTCGCTTGCTACTACGGAGAAACCTTTGCCCATTTCACCAGCACGTGCCGCTTCGATTGCTGCATTAAGGGCTAGTAAGTTCGTTTGATCAGCGATCGATTGAACGAGACTAACAATATCATTGATTTTTTCAGAAACATTTTTTAATAGAGTCATCTCTGATGATATTTTTTCCATATATTGATCAATTTCTTTCACCTTCACATATTGTTCTTGCAACTTGTCTTTTCCTTCTTTTGAAAGAGTTTCTACCTCAGTTGAAGCTTTCGTCACGTCTGAGCTGTATCTATGAACGTCTTCTGACTTGGCTTTTAGTTCATCCACAGAAGCACTTGTTTCTTCGGATATAGCAGCTAGCTCTTCGGCCGTTGCATTAACTTGAGATTGTAACTTATAGCGTTCCTCTAGATCCTTTTCTCGATTACGTTTGTTTTCATTTTCATACATTTCTAGTACCAACTGTTGTTCGATGTTAATAATTTTTGAAACGGATAAGGTCGTTTCAAAACATGTGTCTGGATGGTCGGAATTTTCTTTAATGATCGTTGCTAGCGATAAATATAAATCTTGAAAAGCACACATGTACCACTTCGGGTCTAGTCCGATGACCACATGAACATGGGCGATTCGTTTTCGTTGTTCAATGAAGGAGGCATCAATTTTCCCATCAAACATTTCAATTAAATGTTTGGTTAATGTTTTCTTTAAGCGATCGGCAGTAGAATTATCTTTAATGATGGTTGTTAGCGTGTCATTTTGATATAGGTTCGCGTAAAAACGTTCAACGATGCCGTCAATATGTTCACGAATCATTGGCTGAATCGTTTTTATACGAATCAAGTCTTCCTTTTGTAAATGAATCATTTTTAATTGTAATGCAACTTCGTTCGTTACATCAATTGTTACCTGATCCATTGTTGGCTGGTTCATTCTGTCTATCGTTTCGATCCCTTTTGATCTCTGTTTAAATAATAATTTCAACACTATTTCTCCCCTTATGTTTCCTCGTAATATAAGTCTGCTATGAAAGTACAATATGCTTATTACATAAGACCTAAACTCCATCTATCTTACAATAGAATGATCCATTTGGAAATGTTTGTTTTAAACGTTGCCATCGTTTTCAATACAAAAGGTAGAGGCGAAAAGATCGCCTCTACCTTTGTGTACTCGTTTATTTCATTTGCATTCGTATTGCTCCATCTAAACGAATGACTTCTCCATTTAACATTGGATTTTTTATGATATGTTCAGTGAGTTGTGCGTATTCTTTTGGATTGCCAAGTCTTTTCGGAAACGGGGTCATGTTTCCAAGTGATTCTTTTGCCGCCGCTGGTAACGAGGCAAACATTGGGGTCTCGAATATACCTGGTGCAATCGTTATCACTCGAATCCCATGTGTAGCTAGTTCGCGAGCTAAGGGCAGAGTCATACTGACAATAGCACCTTTTGATGCTGCATAAGCAGCTTGCCCGATCTGACCGTCAAACGCTGCAACGGACGCGGTATTAATAATCACACCTCGTTCTCCATCTCGATTTTCTTCATTACCTTGCATCGCAACTGTTGCATGCTGAATCATCGAAAACGTACCATTTAAATTGACATTTAACACTTTTTTGAACGTATCAATGCCATGTATTCCACTTTTTCCAGTTATTTTTTTAGCGATCCCAATCCCGGCACAATTGACTAATCCATAAATGGAACCATATCGTTCAAGAGCAAAATCGACTGCTCTTTTCGCTTCCTCATCATCTGTTACATCTGTTTGTATGAACGACACTTGGCTACCTAGCTCCTCAACAAGTTCAAAGGCTTTCAGTTCATCCCGATCGACAATGACAATGTTTCCTTCATTCGCAGCGATCATACGCACCGTAGCTTCACCTAATCCTGATGCACCACCTGTAACGAGAAAGGTCTTGTTTTTCATTCTCATTGTTTGCCCCCCTCTCCTTTATTCAATTCGTTCAATAATGGTCGCGTTGGCCATACCAAATCCTTCACAAATTGCTTGAAGCCCATACCGTTGATTCGTTCGCTCTAGTTCATGTAGCATCGTGACCATGAGACGAGCGCCACTAGCACCGAGTGGATGACCGAGAGCAATTGCCCCTCCATTTGGATTCAGCTTGCTAAGATCTGCGCCAACTTCCTTCGCCCAGATTAAAGGGACTGGCGCGAACGCTTCATTCACTTCATAAACATCCATATCTTTCATCGTTAAGTTAGCTTTTTGAAGGACTTTTTCTGTTGCGGGAATCGGGCCCGTTAACATTAATGTCGGATCTGATCCAACAACAGATCTAGCAAGGATTCGGCAGCGTGGTTTAAGACCTAACTGCTCTGCTTTTTCACGCGACATCAATAAAATAGCCGCAGCTCCGTCACTCATTTGACTCGCATTCCCCGCAGTAATCGTTCCATCTTCTTTAAAGACCGTTTTTAATGATTGAAGAGCTTCTAATGTCGTATCTTCTCTTGGTCCTTCGTCTTTTGTGAGTGAGATGAGATGCCCATCTGGAGTTGTGTATTCAATCGGCATTACTTCTCGGTCAAAACGTCCTTCTTTCCAAGCTTGGATCGCTTTTCTGTGACTTGATAAAGCAAATTGATCAAGTTCCGATTTCGATAACTCCCATTTTTCGACCATTCGTTCAGCAGACACTCCTTGATGTAGCATCTCGTATTGATCACTAAGCTTTTCACTATAGGAGACCCCTTGCATATTTGAAAACATCGGCACTCGTGTCATATGCTCGACGCCAGCGGCAACAACGACCTCCATATCTCCACTCGCAATCGCTTGTGCAGCAAAATGTACAGCTTGTTGGCTTGAACCACATTGACGATCAATGGTCACACCAGGTACTTCAATCGGATACCCTGCGATTAATGCAGCAGCTCGCCCCACATCAGCCGCTTGTTCGCCTACTTGTGAGACACAGCCAACAATCACATCCTCTATTTCTCGTGCATCAATCTTAGTCCGATTGATGATTTCTTTTAAAGGTAGAGCTAGAAGTTCATCTGCTCGAACCTCTGAAAATGCTCCTTTTCTTTTAGCTAGTGGTGTACGAACGGCTTCTACAATAACAACGTCTCTCATGATCAATCATTCCTTTCTCGTTAACATTTTTTTGGTTGCGATCGGTTTAACCCTACTAAGTTCTTCGTCGATAAGACCTCGTTCCTTTATGAGGGGAGAAGTGATGGCTTCATCTGTTGTGAGTACAGGACTGAGACAACAATCCACCTCAGTCGAAAATTGGTTCCACTCCTCGTAGGTTCTGCTTTTAAATAGATCAATAATTTCTTTCGATACGCTGCTTTCCTCGTCATGCCGAGATGACCGCTCGGAAACCCACTCATGTTTATTCACAGCAAGACAAAAATTACTCCAAAAATGAGGCTCTAATGCTCCGAGTGCAACATAACGACCATCTTTTGTTTCATAGATTGAATAATTAACATACTGACCGTTCAGTTCATCCACTCCGCACGGACGATTCGTTTCCTGATAAATCAGGTCATGGCTACCAAGCATCGCAAAGAGAGCATCGGTTAATGATACATCTAAATGAACCCCTTCACCTGTTTGATGACGCGAAAGAAGAGCTGCGAGAATTTGTTCGCTCGCATGCATTCCTCCAAGATAATCTGCATATTGAATCTTTGCATGAATCGGTCTACCACTATCGTCAGTCATCAAAGAGAGAAAGCCCGCATCAGCCATATAATTAAGATCATGACTCCCGAATCCCTGTTTAAAATGAGTAGCTTGACCGTAGCCTGAGATTGAACAATAAATTAATGAAGGATGAAGATTCTTGAGGGTTTGATAATCTAAACCTAATTTCTTCATCACCCCTGGTCGAAATGATTCAATGACCACATCGGCACGAAGGATTCGATCGAGTACATCTTGACGGTCCACGCCTTCCTTTAAGTTTCTGTTGATGGATTGTTTGTTCCAATTGGTTGCAGCATAAATGACACCTTCCCCTTCATACATCGTCGATAATGACTTTGCTGGATCACCATTTGGTGGTTCCACCTTCGTTACAGTTGCGCCCATATCAGCGAGACGCAGAGTTGCATAAGGGCCCGGCAAGTAATTGGTGAAATCAATCACTGAAATGGAAGACAATAACTGTTTCTTCATGATAATCCCATCTTTTTTGCAATAATCGATTTCATTATTTCATTTGTGCCTGCATAGATCGCAGATACCGGAATATCTCTTGATCTACGAGAAATTTCATATTCTTCCATGTACCCATAGCCCCCATGTAATTGCACACAAGTGCTTACAACTTCTTTCGCGAGATCGGTCAGCCACCATTTAGCCATCGAGACTTCCTTCACAACGTCCTCCCCGTTCATATGGCGAGTGACAAGCGAGTGTAAGAAGGTCTCTCCGATTTCTACTTTTGTTTCCATCTCTACTAGTGAAAATTGATTATGTTGAAAGCTTCCAATGGGTTGGCCAAATGCTTTTCTCCCTTTGACATAATCAAGCGTTAAATCAAGGGTTCTTCTAGCAGATGTCGCAGCAGCAATCGCAACGATCAGTCTCTCTTGTTGTAATTGTTCCATCAAATAATAGAAGCCACGCCCTTCTTCTCCTAATAGATTCGAAGCTGGAACTTGCACATCTTCAAACGTAAGCTCCAGTGTGTCTTGTGAGCGAAGTCCAACCTTATCTAGTTTCTTCCCTTTGATAAATCCAAGGGTGTCAGCCTCAACAACTAATAAGCTAATCCCTTTATGGGCTGGGGTTGCATGTGGATTTGTTTTGCACACAACGACAAACAAGTCACCGTGCAGCCCATTTGAGATAAATGTTTTTGAACCATTAAGGACATAAGAATCACCTTTTTTGATAG
Above is a genomic segment from Bacillus sp. FJAT-45037 containing:
- a CDS encoding acyl-CoA dehydrogenase family protein, whose protein sequence is MDFLSEEHHIFRRAIRGFLEKEIKPHYEKWEKEELIPREVWYKLGSEGLLCPWLPVEYGGGAADFGYSFVLIEELERIGSSLVGIPLHNDVVVPYMYHYGTREQKERWLPKCTTGEFVSAIAMTEPGTGSDLAAIRTTAIKKGDSYVLNGSKTFISNGLHGDLFVVVCKTNPHATPAHKGISLLVVEADTLGFIKGKKLDKVGLRSQDTLELTFEDVQVPASNLLGEEGRGFYYLMEQLQQERLIVAIAAATSARRTLDLTLDYVKGRKAFGQPIGSFQHNQFSLVEMETKVEIGETFLHSLVTRHMNGEDVVKEVSMAKWWLTDLAKEVVSTCVQLHGGYGYMEEYEISRRSRDIPVSAIYAGTNEIMKSIIAKKMGLS
- a CDS encoding CaiB/BaiF CoA transferase family protein: MKKQLLSSISVIDFTNYLPGPYATLRLADMGATVTKVEPPNGDPAKSLSTMYEGEGVIYAATNWNKQSINRNLKEGVDRQDVLDRILRADVVIESFRPGVMKKLGLDYQTLKNLHPSLIYCSISGYGQATHFKQGFGSHDLNYMADAGFLSLMTDDSGRPIHAKIQYADYLGGMHASEQILAALLSRHQTGEGVHLDVSLTDALFAMLGSHDLIYQETNRPCGVDELNGQYVNYSIYETKDGRYVALGALEPHFWSNFCLAVNKHEWVSERSSRHDEESSVSKEIIDLFKSRTYEEWNQFSTEVDCCLSPVLTTDEAITSPLIKERGLIDEELSRVKPIATKKMLTRKE
- a CDS encoding 3-hydroxyacyl-CoA dehydrogenase; translation: MRMKNKTFLVTGGASGLGEATVRMIAANEGNIVIVDRDELKAFELVEELGSQVSFIQTDVTDDEEAKRAVDFALERYGSIYGLVNCAGIGIAKKITGKSGIHGIDTFKKVLNVNLNGTFSMIQHATVAMQGNEENRDGERGVIINTASVAAFDGQIGQAAYAASKGAIVSMTLPLARELATHGIRVITIAPGIFETPMFASLPAAAKESLGNMTPFPKRLGNPKEYAQLTEHIIKNPMLNGEVIRLDGAIRMQMK
- a CDS encoding ArsR family transcriptional regulator, whose translation is MKKMTLLTSVLVGSFLIMAGCSNETHDDHENMNHHGQEETLEHTEANEEMSHDDMDHNDMNQNDEQNHSGAAADKEQYANEPTAFNEGAERQLIVSNTKNITRLDEENPLTMSVKVSQMIWPSTHEENQPNTVILAPLNEWQYSLAALTLVHHPNDGPILYYDDEINEDVLNEINRMQPKGNNEGIEVLVVGNIEESELDKLTEFEIKTIQAANPAAFAQKVEEEFTKTIDHVEEAVIIGSMEESAKEYTITAANWISHMNESLLYVSSDGIPEETKEALALREGSAKIYVLGSENVIKNEVIDELNEYGVVERIEGDSAVSQSIAMAAYKDESTGFGWGITEPGHGFVFASTKSPELAITAAPFAHLGKHAPLIWLDEGQITDDLYQYLAKVKPVFHTDPTEGPYNHGYVLGEFDTISFQTQGILDEKLEIVSADGDGHGNH
- a CDS encoding methyl-accepting chemotaxis protein; this encodes MYENENKRNREKDLEERYKLQSQVNATAEELAAISEETSASVDELKAKSEDVHRYSSDVTKASTEVETLSKEGKDKLQEQYVKVKEIDQYMEKISSEMTLLKNVSEKINDIVSLVQSIADQTNLLALNAAIEAARAGEMGKGFSVVASEVRKLAEQTKASVSEVSGLIVSTKDKIESVSAYMSTIDDLVKNSAHGLSSTNEFFDRIVHQTETAKEQNGNVDNEIQKMAHVIEEINDAVYQLATTANELNSITNQLD
- a CDS encoding thiolase family protein, yielding MRDVVIVEAVRTPLAKRKGAFSEVRADELLALPLKEIINRTKIDAREIEDVIVGCVSQVGEQAADVGRAAALIAGYPIEVPGVTIDRQCGSSQQAVHFAAQAIASGDMEVVVAAGVEHMTRVPMFSNMQGVSYSEKLSDQYEMLHQGVSAERMVEKWELSKSELDQFALSSHRKAIQAWKEGRFDREVMPIEYTTPDGHLISLTKDEGPREDTTLEALQSLKTVFKEDGTITAGNASQMSDGAAAILLMSREKAEQLGLKPRCRILARSVVGSDPTLMLTGPIPATEKVLQKANLTMKDMDVYEVNEAFAPVPLIWAKEVGADLSKLNPNGGAIALGHPLGASGARLMVTMLHELERTNQRYGLQAICEGFGMANATIIERIE